In Deinococcus fonticola, a genomic segment contains:
- a CDS encoding roadblock/LC7 domain-containing protein, with protein MLANLTKLVTDVDGAWGAAIGGLDGLLVEGYTPTATDLNLLVAEHAGLLRAANSVYTQTVNGGKTREFYVRGEQLSVYLQPINDEFFLLVALDGRSNLGQARLYMREAARNLGGFL; from the coding sequence ATGCTGGCAAACCTCACCAAACTCGTAACCGATGTCGATGGAGCCTGGGGCGCCGCCATCGGTGGCCTCGACGGCCTGCTCGTGGAAGGCTACACCCCCACCGCCACCGACCTGAACCTGCTCGTTGCCGAGCACGCGGGACTGCTGCGGGCAGCCAACAGCGTGTATACCCAAACGGTGAACGGCGGAAAAACCCGTGAATTCTATGTGCGCGGCGAACAGCTCAGCGTGTACCTGCAACCCATCAACGACGAATTCTTCCTGCTGGTCGCCCTGGACGGACGCAGCAACCTGGGCCAGGCCCGCCTGTACATGCGCGAAGCCGCCCGCAACC